ATGATATAAAATACTCACAGTCATCTGTCACTGAAATGAGCAAGAAGAGGGCAATGAGGACCTGACAGCACAACCACTGTGCAGTACCCAGTCCTCAGCCAGCTCTcactgggaattccagaggcagctccttTCACAGGGCTCCTCTCCATGCAGGAGACCAGAAGATGGGCTCTTCtattttcctttggttttaatttggattttttttccccagaacaTCATCCTGgcacaggccctgctgcatcccagacCCACAGCTGTCAGTGGGACTCCTGAAGAGCATTTCAGCTGAAAACCCACAGCAACACAAAGGATGGGGTACAATTTGTCCTATGGAAAACTGCCAGGTAAAATAACAATGGAAATATGGGTGATTGATTAGTGTTTATTACTGTCAGTTCCTACCAACATTTGAAAGCAATCAGTCACTGCAGCACGGGCTGTCTGagcactgcccagcctgccccactgccagcctgcTTTGCCTCACCAGACAAGGTCAGAGCACACACAACATGAAACAAAACATTCTGACATTTCATGGCACAGTTTATACGTTTTTCACAAACATTTACATATGAAATCTTAAAATCCCCCAGAGACTGTGACTTTTAAGTACATTTAAGTAAACTAagtttaaattcacattttgatAGGCCTGAGGAGTCTCTCCAGAGCCCCGTCCCATGACAAACATCTCAGCTCACAAGTCACACACTGTCAAGAAAGCCAAGAGCTTTGGCGGCTCTGATTTATGGTTCACCCAGGCAGCCTCAGACTGCCCAGAGAGGGCAGTTCCAGAGTGGCCCTGTCTGTAAAGCACCATGAAGCTTTACCTGTTGTTTCCCTCACTTGCCCCATCCCTAAAGCACCATGAAGCTTTACCATTGTTTCCCTCACTTGCCCCATCCCTAAAGCACCACGAAGGTTTAGCTGTTGTTTCCCTCACTTGGCCCATCCCTGAAGCACCATGAAGCTTTACCATTGTTTCCCTCACTTGGCCCATCCCTGAAGCACCACGAAGCTTCACCCTTGCCCCCTGTGTCCCGCAGACAGCCGCCCCAGCCCCGAGAACAGCAGCTGGCCCAACGGCAGCTCGGCGGCGCAGGACGAGTTCACCACCATCGTGCTGCCCGTGCTCTACCTCGTCATCTTCCTGGCCAGCCTCCTGCTCAACGGCCTGGCCGTCTGGATCTTCTTCCACATCAGGAACAAGACCAGCTTCATCTTTTACCTCAAGAACATTGTGGTGGCAGACCTGCTCATGACGCTGACGTTCCCGTTCAAGATCATCCAGGACTCGCGGCTGGGGCCGTGGCACTTCAACTCCTTCCTGTGCCGCTACAGCACGGTGCTCTTCTACGCCAACATGTACACCACCATCGTCTTCCTGGGCCTCATCAGCATCGACCGCTACCTGAAGGTGGTGAAGCCCTTTGGAGACTCCAGGATGTACAGCATCACCTTCACCAAGGTGCTGTCGGCCTGCGTCTGGGTGGTGATGGCGTTCCTGGCGCTGCCAAACCTGATCCTCACCAACGGCTACCCCACCAGGAGGAACGTGGATGACTGCCTGAAGCTGAAGTCTCCCCTGGGAGTCAAGTGGCACTCAGCTGTAATCTACATCAACACCTGCATGTTCGTGGTGGTGCTGATAGTGCTGATAGGCTGCTACATTGCCATTTCCAGGTACATCTATAAATCCAGCAAACAGTTCATCAGCTCCTCCAGCCGAAAGAGGAAGCACAACCAGAGCATCAGGGTTGTCGTGGCTGTGTTTTTCACCTGCTTTTTGCCCTACCATTTGTGCCGAATACCCTTCACTTTTAGTCATCTGGACAAAATTTTAGATGACTCTGCACATAGAATCTTGTATTATTGTAAGGAAATGACCCTGTTCCTGTCCGCATGCAACGTCTGTCTGGACCCaatcatttattttttcatgtgtcGATCATTCTCACGAAGGCTGTTCAGGAAATCCAACATGAGAACCAGGAGCGAGAGCATCAGGTCCCTCCAGAGCGTCAGGAGGTCAGAGGTGCGCATCTACCACGAGTACACCGACGTCTGAAGGCACCCACAGAGACTCTGCTGGCCTGTGAGGCTGCTTGTATATCATGTAAATAAAATGTCTCCAAGTGTCTGACCACGGAAGCTCACTAAGGGATGTGCAGACACGTTCAGCTTTCCTGTGTCAGCTCACCAGCATCCGCCTCAAATCCCATCCCTGCGGGGGTCAGGCTcactccaggggctgggagtgTTTTGGTGGGTGGGCAGGCTGGCTGGTGAGGGCTGGGTGGTTTAGAAGCCACCCCtccgtggggctgggggtgttttggTGGGTGGGCAGGCTGGCTGGTGAGGGCTGGGTGGTTTAGAAGCCACCCCtccgtggggctgggggtgttttggTGGGTGGGCAGGCTGGCTGGTGAGGGCTGGGTGGTTTAGGAACCACCCCtccgtggggctgggggtgttttggTGTGTGGGCAGGCTGGCTGGTGAGGGCTGGGTGGGTTAGAAGCCCCCACGAGGCTGCCTCGGCTCAGAAAGCAGCCCAGGGCTcgggaggctgcagccaggacgggcccagggctcaggaggctgcagccaggatgggcccagggctcaggaggctgcagccaggatgggcccagggctcaggaggctgcagccaggatgggCCCTGGgctcaggaggctgcagccaggatgggCCCTGGgctcaggaggctgcagccaggatgggcccagggctcaggaggctgcagccaggatgggCCCTGGGCTcgggaggctgcagccaggatgggCCCAGGGCTcgggaggctgcagccaggatgggCCCTGGGCTcgggaggctgcagccaggatgggCCCAGGGCTcgggaggctgcagccaggatgggCCCTGGGCTcgggaggctgcagccaggatgggCCCAGGGCTcgggaggctgcagccaggatgggCCCAGGGCTCGGAGCAGACCCACTGGGAGGAAGCAGCTTCCCCGgggtgtggcagcagctgaaggggagggcaggaggtggcacaggcCCCTGGGGACCCTCGGTGTGCCCGGGGCAGGGCCCTGGTGCCACACGGCTCTGTGccacctgccccagggctccGTGTCCCTGACCCTGgcctgccctgagcccctgcaccctgtgctgctcaccTGGGTCCGTCTGTCTGCCCGGGACTCGCTGGGGATTCAGTCGGGTTTGTTTAGAGCAAAACCTGACGGAGCTGGCGagggcagctggcaggagcccGGAGCAGGCCGTGCCCGCAGCCTGCCCGGGGTGCAgtgcagctgcacaggcaggagaTGGCAACACTCCGTCGGCCAGGGCCTGACACAACGGCTTCCCTTTTGatgcacacaaaaaaacccaacaaaatccTTGACAAGAAAATCCTCAAAATGCAGCACTCAAATGACAAGATTAAGTTCTGCATAAGAGCGTCTTTCATAAAGCTTTCCACTGAaagaggttttcttttctttttaacactATTAGTTTAGGTTTAGACTTTGGTTTATGAATAATTAAGAAATTGAAATGTAAGTATGATAATATTTGGATTAATGCAAGCATTATGAAACCACTTACACGATCAGGAGAGAACATTTCTGGAAAGGAAGACAGAATATTTTGGGTATTTATCctactttaaataaaaatactttaaatagcTAAAATACCACAGATAAACCCTGTTTCCCAATCAGCTTTGTAGGAAACTGTTCACACACAGCAGACAAGTTCTGGGGCCAAATCTGCCATCTTGCACCCTGAGCAGTCCCTGCACAAACAAACCCATACTAAGAGAGCCAGTTTGGGGGCTGGGTTGCACAGCTTAAATTCTGGCAAGCAGCAGATGAAATGGAGTGATGTATTTAGGACTGGAAGATCAGTTCTGTGTGCAGAACTGACATTCCTAACCAAAGACTGTCCTCTCAGGTCTTATATGGTTACAGCAAATCAAGGCTGGGTGCTTCTGGTCTCCCTTTCACAAGTGTGAATCACCAAGGCTCGTTAAATTGTGCCTTATAATTGCTGTGTTAAATTCACAATGTCCTTTCCCCAGCGGGATGGTGGACTTCCCACAAAGCCAAAGAGCCACTTCAGGGGCAATATCCCTGTTGGTCCCGAGCCAGAGGGCACTAAAGGCAGGTGAGGAGGCAGCAGACCAGGGtcggccctggcccagggtggagctgctggtgcagtgCAGGGGTGGCTGCAAACACAACCAGAGGGGCACCTGCATCCCCAGTGTGCTGTGTGCCCTCTTGGCAGGATGCACACACACCACCTTGCTCACCTCCCACGGATCTTCAACTGAAGGATGGATTTTCAGGGTGTTTCCTCCTAGAGAGACACCACTGCTGACCCCTCTTAAGAGCTTTCCACCAAAAATCTGTTACCCAGAGCAGCCACACTCAGGTGATGGGATGGTGCcctccagagctcagcctgAAGATGCCCCCAATGCAGGGAGCAAAGGGATGAAGCAATCAGCAATTTCTGGGAAGGGTCCCAGAAGTGAAATCCATGTGAAATGTGGGAAGGGAAGCCACAGCCATGCATGCCCAGcacacagggcaggcaggagcagcccctgcactgcagcctgagcccctcatgcaggcagcactgcagcctgagcccctcatgcaggcagcactgcagcctgagctcctcatgcaggcagcactgcagcctgagccccgcaggcaggcagcactgcagcctgagCCCCACATgcacccagcactgcactgcAGCATCACCCCAGAGCAGCTTGCTCTCCTTGACAGGCTGTATCTGTGACAATCTGTCACTGCTTTGTGCACACTCACTTACATGACAGTTCTTTGAAGATGCTCTTTGTGAAGTATTTTCCCAGGGCTAAATATGAATtgtacaaaaaaatcccaacccccaAATACCAGATAACTATATTTAATTTATCCAGATTTGACATGGAATTTTGGTCGCTAAGAGTTCatcttgaaagaaaaagctACAAGGAAGTTGTATGGAAAGTCTCAGGCTCTGACCTGTGACTGCCCTTTCAGAGAGCCATATCAGGGCAGACGTGGATATAAACTGTGGCTCTGCAGTCCCAGAGTCccatttttaagagaaaacacAGTTTTCTGGTGGAAGTACAACAGCAGATCTGACCCAAGAATGCAAGGAGCAATGCCTGAACAATTAAACAATTCATtaatatttgggattttttacaTTCAGGAAGCTTTGCATTACATCTTATATATTCTGATTGGATAGCCAAGGCAGAGCTCTCCATGCCAGGGCATTATTGTGGCAGAAATGTGATTTGAACCTGTACTCAGTACCAGCTCCAgatcactgctgctgcaggactttTGTCATCACATTTATTTTGCACTCTGCTTCTGTGGTTTTTCTACTAATGACTTTTCCTGTGACTTTATACCAGTGCAGCTTCACAAGAATCCTAAGAAAGGAAACTAAACCCACCCAAATTTCTGAAAATCTGTCTTTGCATTGGCACCCACCACTCTCCAGGTGATGAAGCAGTGGGAAAGCAGTGAAAAGCAGAGTGGCCGTGACAGGTTCCCCCAGCTCGGTCAGGGCTGGAAGCATTGAACAGTGAAGAAATGCAAAACTCAAGATGCCAGGGAGCCCATGGTGCAGGCACCAAGCCGGAGGGAGGTCCTGTGGTCTGTGTTAACCAGAAATGCTCTGTAACCAAACCCCCCCCACCCACACACAGGTTCTGTCAAAGGCACCCACAAACGGAAGGTCTGACTGCCCACAGAGCCTCACACATCAGGGGTTATAAGGTATAAAAGGTACCCCAGTTTTGCATCTAACTGGGGGATAAGAATTCAGCACAAAACTGCAGGGACAGATCGATGGGTTtgccctcctcaccctccccagAAGAGACACCATTTGATAAGTGCTCTGCCCTCCTCTATGCCAGTGCTGACCCAGGTCTTAGGCTTGGGATCAGGACACTTGTGACCAGATATTAACCCTGTGACCAGAAACAGTGGAAGGATGAGAAAAAGGCAGtagagaaaaaggcaaaaaaaaaaaaggaaagaaaaatgtggaaaatataAAGGAGTTGTTTGTGCCGTTTTTGAGGAGAGTTTATCGTGCACACGAAAGGAAATCAAaagctccccattccctggagGGGCTACAGATGTAGAATGCATGATTTTGAAGTCAGAAAAGGAGGTACCCTAAACACAATTGTCTTTGAGAAAGAGACACGGgagaaattacaaaaattatgTCGACAGTCTTTGAAGTACAAATGTGTAACTAGAAAAACTGCTGCCTGTGGCTGAAGGACAAGAGAACCATCTGCAGGAAAGCCTGCTTTGACTAAGTAAGGAAAATTACTCGATCAAAGCCCACATGAAGGATTTTCTAGTTCAGCCCAGCACAGTCCCCTCCCTCAGCACCCCTCTCCTGCCACCCCTAAGGCCAAACAtcagcctgggagcagcagtggtgcCACCTGAACGTGGGCATGATGAGGGAGCTCCAGACAAATCCTTGTAAGGGCTCAGAAGGCTGCTCCATGAGGATGCACAGGCACCCACCCATCACCCAAACAAAATTGAGCAGAAAACATTTGCTGGCAGATTTGACAGGGCAAAAGCACAACTAGAAGTCCTGCAATACTTTTGTAATTAGCTGGCTTCTAGGGGGATTATCCTAGGAAAGTATTTGTTTTG
This portion of the Haemorhous mexicanus isolate bHaeMex1 chromosome 10, bHaeMex1.pri, whole genome shotgun sequence genome encodes:
- the GPR87 gene encoding G-protein coupled receptor 87, which translates into the protein MGYNLSYGKLPDSRPSPENSSWPNGSSAAQDEFTTIVLPVLYLVIFLASLLLNGLAVWIFFHIRNKTSFIFYLKNIVVADLLMTLTFPFKIIQDSRLGPWHFNSFLCRYSTVLFYANMYTTIVFLGLISIDRYLKVVKPFGDSRMYSITFTKVLSACVWVVMAFLALPNLILTNGYPTRRNVDDCLKLKSPLGVKWHSAVIYINTCMFVVVLIVLIGCYIAISRYIYKSSKQFISSSSRKRKHNQSIRVVVAVFFTCFLPYHLCRIPFTFSHLDKILDDSAHRILYYCKEMTLFLSACNVCLDPIIYFFMCRSFSRRLFRKSNMRTRSESIRSLQSVRRSEVRIYHEYTDV